In one window of Frigoriglobus tundricola DNA:
- a CDS encoding arsenate-mycothiol transferase ArsC: MESAGSDKTVLFLCTGNYYRSRHAEIVFNHHATVAGLGWRAISRGLALELGVNNVGPMAQATRARLTGLGISHAAYLRLPAPVTDADLTRADLIVALKEAEHRPLLTERHPGWAERTHFWHVHDVDFAVPDVALPQIEDAVLELIRRLGQPE, encoded by the coding sequence ATGGAGTCGGCCGGAAGCGACAAAACGGTTTTGTTCCTTTGTACGGGTAACTATTACCGTTCCCGGCACGCGGAGATCGTCTTCAACCATCACGCGACTGTGGCCGGTCTGGGTTGGCGGGCGATCTCTCGCGGACTCGCGCTCGAACTCGGCGTCAACAACGTGGGGCCGATGGCCCAGGCGACCCGTGCCCGCTTGACCGGGCTCGGAATCTCCCACGCCGCGTACCTGCGGTTGCCGGCCCCGGTGACCGACGCCGATCTGACCCGTGCCGACCTGATCGTCGCACTCAAGGAGGCGGAACACCGCCCGCTGTTGACCGAGCGGCACCCGGGGTGGGCCGAGAGGACCCATTTCTGGCACGTCCACGACGTCGATTTCGCCGTGCCCGATGTGGCGCTGCCGCAAATCGAGGACGCGGTGCTTGAACTGATCCGGCGGTTGGGCCAGCCGGAGTGA
- a CDS encoding nucleoside monophosphate kinase codes for MSDTVPDPAPRATPVAADLEIKDAQLIFSAVWTDLRERHDGALPFPTEFIWLGGAPGAGKGTNTAFIARARDISAPPIVISSLLTTPQAVAIKNAGQMVGDREVITLLLEELLDPQYRDGVIVDGFPRTEVQVEFLKLFYHELLALDPDGGGPSDRRVRKPMFRIALLFVTEEVSVQRQLKRGREIREHNRQVRESGIGVPLEERATDLDLELCRKRYKVFKDTTFDTLQSLRQIFHFHFIDAEGDLPEVQQNILREFAYQSSLELSPEVFALIQDIPVATQLARHARQELVRRLEQYERESPDLFRSVVRFIGSKLMPIVHAHAMSGHAQINSEEALLDGPTALRMMIDVFAERGFHVTVDVHLLDVPERINPETWDIVCRTKKVFRIEIRYPPSDIRRGH; via the coding sequence GTGAGCGATACCGTTCCCGACCCCGCGCCCCGCGCGACCCCCGTCGCCGCCGATCTGGAAATTAAAGACGCTCAGCTCATCTTCTCGGCGGTCTGGACGGACCTCCGCGAGCGGCACGACGGCGCGCTCCCGTTCCCCACCGAGTTCATCTGGCTCGGCGGCGCGCCCGGCGCGGGGAAGGGCACGAACACCGCGTTCATCGCCCGCGCCCGGGACATTTCCGCCCCGCCCATCGTCATCAGCAGCCTGCTCACCACGCCGCAGGCGGTCGCGATCAAGAACGCCGGCCAGATGGTCGGGGACCGCGAGGTGATCACCCTGTTGCTCGAGGAACTGCTCGACCCGCAGTACCGCGACGGCGTGATCGTGGACGGGTTCCCGCGCACCGAAGTGCAAGTGGAGTTCCTGAAGCTCTTCTACCACGAGCTGCTCGCCCTGGACCCCGACGGCGGCGGCCCGTCGGACCGGCGCGTCCGGAAGCCCATGTTCCGCATCGCCCTGCTGTTCGTCACCGAGGAGGTGAGCGTCCAGCGCCAACTGAAACGCGGGCGGGAGATCCGCGAACACAACCGCCAGGTCCGCGAATCGGGGATCGGGGTGCCGCTGGAAGAGCGCGCCACCGACCTCGACCTGGAACTGTGCCGGAAGCGGTACAAGGTGTTCAAGGACACGACCTTCGATACCCTTCAGTCGCTGCGCCAGATCTTCCACTTCCACTTCATCGACGCCGAGGGCGATCTGCCCGAGGTGCAGCAGAACATTCTCCGGGAGTTCGCCTACCAGAGCTCGCTGGAACTGAGCCCCGAGGTGTTCGCGCTCATCCAAGACATCCCGGTTGCCACGCAACTCGCCCGGCACGCCCGGCAGGAGCTGGTCCGCCGGCTGGAGCAGTACGAGCGGGAGAGCCCCGACCTGTTCCGGAGCGTGGTGCGGTTCATCGGGTCGAAGCTGATGCCGATCGTCCACGCCCACGCCATGTCCGGCCACGCCCAGATCAACAGCGAGGAGGCGCTGCTCGACGGCCCGACGGCACTGCGGATGATGATCGACGTGTTCGCCGAGCGGGGGTTCCACGTCACCGTGGACGTCCATTTGCTCGACGTGCCGGAGCGCATCAACCCCGAAACGTGGGATATCGTCTGCCGGACGAAGAAGGTGTTCCGGATCGAGATCCGCTACCCGCCGTCGGACATCCGGCGCGGGCACTGA
- a CDS encoding BBP7 family outer membrane beta-barrel protein gives MRAEYLLWWTKDSQLPALVTTGVPGATALPGVLGQPDTSVAYGGSDPDNQVRSGGRFTVGFWLNDSRTVGLEGNYFFLASRSVRYDAYSSGAPGSAVIARPFFDVTSGIENAQLVAFPGIASGEIHVSSYSRLQGAELNALCVPCCTPCCDPCGDPTCRSQSKTGCGGSYRLSLLAGFRYLELDEGLGITEISNINPALSPGSPTFGGSRIAAADQFDTRNYFYGAQVGAQAEWCWRRFFVNAVGKVALGVSHEVVDVHGTTVITSPAGTSVVTPAGFLASGSNSGQFARDRFAVVPEFNVNVGYQVTRHVRAYVGYTFVYWSSVARPGNQVDTALSGTQIPTDTRFNPQAGPARPAALLRNTDFWAQGVTFGLELRY, from the coding sequence GTGCGGGCCGAGTACTTACTGTGGTGGACCAAGGACAGCCAGCTCCCCGCCCTCGTCACCACCGGGGTGCCCGGAGCGACGGCGCTGCCCGGCGTGCTCGGGCAACCGGACACCTCAGTGGCCTATGGCGGCTCCGACCCGGACAACCAGGTGCGCTCGGGGGGCCGGTTCACCGTCGGCTTCTGGCTCAACGACAGCCGGACGGTCGGTCTCGAGGGGAACTATTTCTTTCTCGCGTCGCGCTCGGTGCGGTACGACGCCTACTCCAGCGGGGCGCCCGGTTCTGCGGTGATCGCCCGCCCCTTCTTCGACGTGACGAGCGGCATCGAGAACGCGCAACTGGTGGCCTTCCCCGGTATCGCCAGTGGGGAGATTCACGTGTCGTCCTACAGCCGCCTCCAGGGGGCCGAACTCAACGCCCTTTGCGTCCCCTGCTGCACACCCTGTTGCGACCCGTGTGGGGATCCGACTTGCCGCTCCCAGTCCAAGACCGGGTGCGGCGGCAGCTACCGGCTGAGCCTGCTGGCCGGCTTCCGCTACCTGGAACTGGACGAGGGGCTCGGCATCACGGAGATCTCGAACATAAACCCCGCCCTCTCCCCCGGCAGCCCGACTTTTGGCGGGAGCCGCATCGCCGCGGCCGACCAGTTCGACACCCGAAACTACTTCTACGGAGCGCAGGTCGGGGCGCAGGCGGAGTGGTGCTGGCGGCGATTTTTTGTCAACGCGGTCGGAAAAGTCGCCCTCGGGGTGTCGCACGAGGTCGTGGACGTTCACGGTACGACGGTGATCACCTCTCCCGCCGGAACCTCGGTGGTGACCCCGGCCGGGTTTCTGGCATCGGGGAGCAACAGCGGTCAGTTCGCCCGCGATCGGTTCGCGGTCGTCCCCGAGTTCAACGTGAACGTTGGATACCAGGTCACTCGGCACGTGAGGGCCTATGTCGGGTACACGTTCGTTTACTGGAGTTCGGTCGCCCGACCGGGGAATCAGGTCGATACCGCGCTCAGCGGCACACAGATCCCGACGGACACCCGGTTCAACCCCCAGGCCGGCCCGGCGCGTCCGGCGGCCCTCCTCCGAAACACAGACTTCTGGGCCCAGGGCGTCACCTTCGGTTTGGAGTTGCGTTACTGA